In Bubalus kerabau isolate K-KA32 ecotype Philippines breed swamp buffalo chromosome 4, PCC_UOA_SB_1v2, whole genome shotgun sequence, one DNA window encodes the following:
- the LINGO2 gene encoding leucine-rich repeat and immunoglobulin-like domain-containing nogo receptor-interacting protein 2 codes for MLHTALSCWQPFLGLAVVLIFMGSTIGCPARCECSAQNKSVSCHRRRLIAIPEGIPIETKILDLSKNRLKSINPEEFISYPLLEEIDLSDNIIANVEPGAFNNLFNLRSLRLKGNRLKLVPLGVFTGLSNLTKLDISENKIVILLDYMFQDLHNLKSLEVGDNDLVYISHRAFSGLLSLEQLTLEKCNLTAVPTEALSHLRSLISLHLKHLNINNMPVYAFKRLFHLKHLEIDYWPLLDMMPANSLYGLNLTSLSITNTNLSTIPFLAFKHLVYLTHLNLSYNPISTIEAGMFSDLIRLQELHIVGAQLRTIEPHSFQGLRFLRVLNVSQNLLETLEENVFSSPRALEVLSINNNPLACDCRLLWILQRHPTLQFGGQQPMCAGPDTIRERSFKDFHSTALSFYFTCKKPKIREKKLQHLLVDEGQTVQLECNADGDPQPVISWVTPRRRFITTKSNGRATVLGDGTLEIRFAQDQDSGMYVCIASNAAGNDTFTASLTVKGFASDRFLYANRTPMYMTDSNDTISNGTNANTFSLDLKTILVSTAMGCFTFLGVVLFCFLLLFVWSRGKGKHKNSIDLEYVPRKNNGAVVEGEVAGPRRFNMKMI; via the coding sequence ATGCTTCACACGGCCTTATCATGTTGGCAGCCATTCCTGGGTCTGGCTGTGGTCTTAATCTTCATGGGATCCACCATTGGCTGCCCTGCTCGCTGCGAGTGCTCGGCCCAGAACAAATCTGTTAGCTGCCACAGGAGGAGGTTGATCGCCATCCCAGAGGGCATTCCCATCGAGACCAAAATCTTGGACCTCAGCAAGAACAGGCTGAAAAGCATCAACCCCGAAGAATTCATCTCTTACCCTCTGCTGGAGGAGATAGACTTGAGTGACAACATCATTGCCAATGTGGAGCCAGGAGCCTTTAACAATCTCTTCAACCTGCGTTCCCTCCGCCTGAAGGGCAATCGCCTAAAGTTGGTCCCTTTGGGGGTCTTCACGGGCCTCTCCAACCTCACCAAGCTTGACATTAGTGAGAATAAGATTGTCATTTTACTGGACTACATGTTCCAGGATTTGCATAACCTGAAGTCTCTGGAAGTGGGGGACAACGATTTGGTTTATATATCACACCGGGCCTTCAGTGGGCTGCTTAGCTTGGAGCAGCTCACACTGGAGAAATGTAACCTCACTGCAGTACCCACAGAAGCCCTCTCACACCTCCGCAGCCTCATCAGCCTGCACCTGAAGCATCTCAATATCAACAACATGCCCGTGTATGCCTTTAAAAGACTGTTCCACCTGAAACATCTAGAGATTGACTATTGGCCTTTGCTGGATATGATGCCTGCCAacagcctctatggtctcaacctcacctccctctccatcaccaacaccaacCTATCCACCATCCCCTTCCTTGCCTTTAAACACCTGGTCTACCTGACCCATCTGAACCTCTCCTACAATCCCATCAGCACTATTGAGGCAGGCATGTTCTCTGACCTGATCCGCCTCCAAGAGCTTCATATAGTGGGGGCCCAGCTCCGCACCATTGAGCCTCACTCTTTCCAAGGGCTCCGCTTCCTTCGTGTGCTCAATGTGTCTCAGAACCTTCTGGAAACTCTGGAAGAGAATGTCTTCTCCTCCCCGAGGGCTTTGGAGGTCCTGAGCATTAACAACAATCCTCTGGCCTGTGACTGCCGTCTCCTATGGATCCTGCAGCGGCACCCAACCCTGCAGTTTGGTGGCCAGCAGCCCATGTGCGCTGGCCCAGACACTATCCGCGAGAGGTCATTCAAAGATTTCCACAGCACTGCCCTTTCTTTTTACTTCACCTGCAAAAAACCCAAAATCCGTGAAAAGAAGTTGCAGCACCTGCTTGTGGATGAGGGGCAGACGGTCCAGCTGGAATGCAATGCCGATGGAGACCCTCAGCCTGTGATCTCCTGGGTGACACCTCGAAGGCGGTTCATCACCACCAAGTCCAATGGAAGAGCCACCGTGCTGGGTGATGGCACCTTGGAGATCCGCTTCGCCCAGGATCAAGACAGCGGGATGTATGTCTGCATCGCTAGCAATGCTGCTGGGAACGACACCTTCACGGCCTCCTTAACTGTCAAAGGATTCGCTTCAGACCGCTTCCTTTATGCCAACAGGACCCCTATGTACATGACCGACTCCAATGACACCATTTCCAATGGCACCAATGCCAATACTTTCTCCCTGGACCTTAAGACAATACTGGTGTCGACAGCCATGGGCTGTTTCACCTTCCTGGGAGTGGTGTTATTTTGCTTTCTCCTCCTTTTTGTGTGGAGCCGAGGGAAAGGCAAACACAAAAACAGCATTGACCTTGAGTACGTGCCCCGAAAAAACAATGGTGCTGTTGTGGAAGGGGAGGTGGCTGGACCCAGGAGGTTCAACATGAAAATGATTTGA